GGGTTGCGCCCTTGAGGACGCATCCACGTATGCCCGTGCGCTGGCATACGTGTGTACGGCGTCAACTGACGTGACGGTTGTGCGGGGTAAACTGCCGCAACAGTTTTTGATAAAACTTTCATAAGTTTTTTCATCTGCGGTTCTGAATTTCCAAATCAAAAAGTTATATCTTATATACATAAACAACATCTCAAAATCCCCATGGTCACATACGCCGACAGGATAAACTCATTACCCCCTTATTTATTCGCTGCCATCGACAAAGCAAAAACCGAGGTCATCAAAAAAGGCATGGATGTCATCAACCTGAGCATAGGCGACCCCGATTTACCTACGCCCCAGCATGTCGTGGAAGCCATGAAAAAAGCCCTCGACAACCCTGCCCATCACCGCTATCCATCATACGAGGGAATGCTTTCTTTTAGAACTGCGGCAGCAAAGTGGTATAAAAAAACCATGAACGTGGATCTAAATCCTGAGGACGAAGTTCTCACGCTTATAGGTTCAAAGGAGGGATTAGCCCATATCCCGCTTGCATTTTTAAACCCGCAAGATGTCTCGCTCGTCCCTGACCCGGCGTATCCGGTCTATAACATCGGCTCCATTCTTGCAGATGGAAAACCTTTCAAGATGCCGCTCCTGGCAGAGAACGACTTCCTTCCCGACCTTGAGGCAATACCCTCGAATATAGCCAGAAAAGCGAAGCTCATGTTTCTCAATTATCCCAACAATCCCACCTCGGCTGTTGCGCCGTTGAAATTCTTTGAAAAAGTGGTGGATTTTGCAAACGAAAATGAAATCACAGTAATTCACGACAATGCTTATTCGGAAATGACCTACGACGGTTACAAGGCGCCCAGCTTCCTGAATGTGAGCGGGGCAAAAGACGTTGGCATCGAGGTGCATTCTTTATCAAAGACCTATAATATGACAGGCTGGCGGCTGGGTTTTGCAGTGGGGAACAGCGATATACTCG
The sequence above is drawn from the Candidatus Methanoperedens sp. genome and encodes:
- a CDS encoding LL-diaminopimelate aminotransferase, yielding MVTYADRINSLPPYLFAAIDKAKTEVIKKGMDVINLSIGDPDLPTPQHVVEAMKKALDNPAHHRYPSYEGMLSFRTAAAKWYKKTMNVDLNPEDEVLTLIGSKEGLAHIPLAFLNPQDVSLVPDPAYPVYNIGSILADGKPFKMPLLAENDFLPDLEAIPSNIARKAKLMFLNYPNNPTSAVAPLKFFEKVVDFANENEITVIHDNAYSEMTYDGYKAPSFLNVSGAKDVGIEVHSLSKTYNMTGWRLGFAVGNSDILGGLGKVKTNVDSGVFEAVQEAGIAALSGSQDCVREMNRTYRERRDALLIGLKELGLAVKAPRATFYVWAHINGSSSDFARMLLEEAGIVATPGIGFGEYGEGYIRFALTQPVDRINEAVERMRNLNIE